Proteins from a genomic interval of Campylobacter concisus:
- a CDS encoding PDC sensor domain-containing protein — MVIKDIKRFSDTRYKARAYICYLFSRNLPNRLPGVCLENIKAGFDKISHEIENFDALYILDENGVQIEDSISLNEKYKIPKGENRANKAYYYTAVREKRCVLSDPYPSSLNGGLCVTASVPIYNEKNELKFIACIDISLENILNMVDSGFVEEHFGRFLKTIYTLFCASLFMICAFLFWHGVKSFISKSIEHINVEEIFESTIILTLALAIFDLVKTIFEEEVLGKNHEENSVIYKTMVRFIGSIIIALAIEALMLVFKFAITAPENIINAIYLIGGVAMLMAALSFYLFSVKRQENR, encoded by the coding sequence TTGGTTATAAAAGATATTAAGAGATTTAGTGACACGAGATACAAGGCAAGGGCATATATCTGCTATTTATTTAGTAGAAATTTACCAAACAGACTGCCTGGAGTGTGCTTAGAAAACATAAAAGCTGGCTTTGATAAGATCAGCCACGAGATAGAAAATTTTGACGCATTGTATATCTTAGACGAAAATGGCGTGCAGATTGAAGACTCGATCAGCCTAAATGAGAAGTATAAAATTCCAAAGGGCGAAAACCGCGCAAATAAAGCCTACTACTACACTGCAGTGCGTGAGAAAAGATGCGTTTTAAGCGATCCATATCCATCAAGCCTAAATGGAGGTTTATGCGTCACAGCAAGCGTGCCTATCTATAATGAAAAAAATGAGCTTAAATTTATCGCCTGCATCGACATAAGCCTAGAAAATATCCTAAATATGGTCGATAGCGGCTTTGTTGAGGAGCATTTTGGTAGATTTTTAAAGACTATTTATACACTTTTTTGTGCATCGCTTTTTATGATCTGCGCATTTTTGTTTTGGCACGGTGTAAAGAGCTTTATCTCAAAGAGCATCGAGCATATAAATGTCGAAGAAATTTTTGAATCAACCATTATTTTAACGCTAGCTCTTGCCATTTTTGACCTTGTTAAGACGATATTTGAAGAGGAAGTTTTAGGAAAAAATCACGAAGAAAATAGCGTTATTTATAAGACGATGGTGAGATTTATCGGCTCAATTATCATCGCACTTGCGATCGAAGCACTTATGCTAGTCTTTAAATTTGCTATTACTGCACCTGAAAATATCATAAACGCTATCTATCTAATAGGCGGCGTGGCGATGCTAATGGCGGCACTTAGCTTTTATCTTTTTAGCGTAAAAAGGCAAGAGAACAGATGA
- the hisH gene encoding imidazole glycerol phosphate synthase subunit HisH, producing the protein MIAIIDYGAGNIKSVINAFDFLDKKCALVSKPENLKEYSHIVLPGVGAFGEAMTKLKNNGMDEAVKEAVKSGKAFIGICLGMQLLFKKSFEFGEHEGLSLLPGEVVKFNEANFDKPLKIPHIGWNALEFKQNSPLNLELKELEYLYFVHSYHVVCDDKFALAKTTYGYEFTSAVWHENIFGFQPHPEKSHEAGLKILENFARL; encoded by the coding sequence ATGATTGCTATTATTGATTATGGTGCGGGCAATATCAAAAGCGTGATAAATGCTTTTGATTTTCTTGACAAAAAATGTGCCTTAGTAAGTAAGCCTGAAAATTTAAAAGAGTATTCGCACATTGTTTTACCAGGCGTTGGAGCTTTTGGTGAGGCGATGACAAAGCTAAAAAATAACGGCATGGACGAAGCCGTAAAAGAAGCTGTAAAAAGCGGTAAAGCTTTTATTGGTATTTGTCTTGGTATGCAGCTTTTGTTTAAAAAAAGCTTTGAGTTTGGCGAGCATGAGGGACTTTCTCTTTTGCCTGGTGAGGTCGTAAAATTTAATGAAGCTAATTTCGATAAACCATTAAAAATACCTCACATTGGTTGGAACGCTTTGGAATTTAAGCAAAATAGTCCATTAAATTTAGAACTAAAAGAGCTTGAGTATTTATATTTTGTACACAGCTACCATGTGGTTTGTGATGATAAATTTGCTCTTGCAAAGACAACTTATGGATATGAATTTACAAGTGCGGTTTGGCATGAAAATATCTTTGGCTTTCAGCCTCATCCAGAAAAAAGTCATGAAGCTGGACTTAAAATTTTAGAGAATTTTGCGAGGTTATGA
- the pglF gene encoding UDP-N-acetylglucosamine 4,6-dehydratase (configuration-retaining): protein MFHATKLKRLVFFLLGDVFIFIFSIYVAYLLRFNADIPDIYVQGLFVTAGFLIVFKLFFMWMFKIYKVPWRFFGLNEARKIFLAHVCSAVLFTIIFFIIQDFLNPYPRSVIFIDLLISCLLVGLLRISKRMVLDFSNKPHKGEPCIVIGATSKALHVLRGLKQGYLDYYAVGVVDGRSDLVGTYCDGFLVQDKKEIPSLIKDYDAKTAIIALALDQDELQALVDELSGYGIRDMKLFSLIENEPIKDISIEDLLARKPKDLNPEAISNFLKDKRVLVTGAGGSIGSEICKQCLKFGVSELIMVEHSEFNLYKIGEDTKDKRTVSKLVNITNLKDFEEVFEEFRPEIVIHAAAYKHVPLCELNPRSAVENNILGTKNAVDLSKKYGVKKFVMISSDKAVRPTNIMGTTKRVCELYALNSNEAGVCEIVCVRFGNVLGSSGSVIPKFKAQIAANRPLSVTHPEITRYFMLTSEACQLVLQAASIAKGGELFVLDMGEPVKIVDLAKKMLLLSNKEHLGIEFVGLRPGEKLYEELLINKDDVQTKYESIFVTHSEPYDLALLNSQISELLQLEDNEIAPALKVIVPEFNHALNLKG, encoded by the coding sequence ATGTTTCATGCAACGAAGTTAAAAAGGCTCGTATTTTTCCTTCTTGGCGATGTTTTTATATTTATCTTTTCGATATATGTGGCTTATCTTTTAAGATTTAACGCTGACATCCCAGATATCTACGTACAAGGGCTTTTTGTAACGGCTGGATTTTTGATCGTTTTTAAGCTCTTTTTTATGTGGATGTTTAAAATTTACAAGGTGCCGTGGAGGTTTTTTGGATTAAATGAAGCAAGAAAAATTTTCTTAGCTCACGTTTGCTCAGCTGTTTTATTTACGATCATTTTTTTTATTATTCAAGATTTTTTAAATCCATATCCAAGAAGCGTTATTTTTATTGATCTTCTTATTTCATGCTTACTTGTTGGGCTTTTAAGAATTTCAAAACGCATGGTGCTTGACTTTTCAAACAAACCTCACAAAGGTGAGCCTTGTATCGTTATAGGTGCGACATCAAAGGCGCTTCACGTCTTGCGTGGCTTAAAACAAGGGTATCTTGACTACTACGCGGTTGGAGTGGTAGATGGCAGGAGTGATCTTGTTGGTACTTATTGTGATGGATTTTTAGTTCAAGATAAAAAAGAGATACCAAGCCTTATAAAAGATTATGACGCAAAGACCGCTATCATCGCGCTTGCACTAGATCAAGATGAGCTTCAAGCTCTAGTTGATGAGCTAAGTGGATATGGTATAAGAGATATGAAGCTCTTCTCTCTTATCGAAAATGAGCCGATCAAGGATATCTCAATCGAAGACTTACTTGCTAGAAAGCCAAAAGATTTAAACCCAGAGGCTATTTCAAATTTCTTAAAAGATAAAAGAGTACTTGTCACCGGAGCTGGTGGCAGTATAGGAAGTGAAATTTGTAAGCAGTGCTTAAAATTTGGTGTAAGTGAGCTTATAATGGTTGAGCATAGCGAGTTCAACCTTTATAAAATAGGCGAAGACACAAAAGATAAAAGAACTGTTAGCAAGCTTGTAAATATCACAAATTTAAAAGACTTTGAAGAGGTTTTTGAAGAATTTAGACCAGAGATCGTCATCCACGCTGCAGCCTACAAACACGTGCCACTTTGCGAGCTAAATCCTCGCTCGGCAGTTGAAAACAACATCCTTGGCACAAAAAATGCAGTCGATCTTTCTAAAAAATATGGCGTTAAGAAATTTGTCATGATCTCATCAGACAAGGCTGTGCGCCCAACAAACATAATGGGTACAACTAAGCGTGTTTGCGAGCTTTACGCACTAAATTCAAATGAAGCAGGTGTATGCGAGATAGTTTGCGTGCGCTTTGGTAACGTCCTTGGCTCAAGCGGATCTGTCATACCTAAATTTAAAGCGCAGATCGCTGCAAATAGGCCACTAAGCGTCACACACCCAGAGATTACAAGATATTTTATGCTTACATCAGAAGCTTGTCAGCTAGTCCTTCAAGCAGCCTCTATCGCAAAAGGTGGCGAGCTTTTCGTGCTTGATATGGGTGAGCCTGTTAAGATCGTTGATCTTGCTAAAAAGATGCTTCTTCTTTCAAACAAAGAGCATTTGGGTATAGAATTTGTAGGTCTTAGACCAGGCGAGAAGCTTTATGAAGAGCTGCTTATCAACAAAGATGACGTTCAAACCAAGTATGAATCAATCTTTGTAACGCATTCAGAGCCTTACGATTTAGCGCTTTTAAACTCGCAGATAAGTGAGCTTTTGCAGCTTGAGGATAATGAGATCGCACCTGCACTTAAGGTGATCGTGCCAGAGTTTAATCATGCATTAAATTTAAAAGGCTAG
- the hisA gene encoding 1-(5-phosphoribosyl)-5-[(5-phosphoribosylamino)methylideneamino]imidazole-4-carboxamide isomerase, with product MEIFPAIDLKEGQAVRLSKGLMQSAKIYSNEPSELAKKFEDYGAKWLHVVDLDGAFAGETINFKTIEKITKATNLSVQVGGGIRDEERIKRYLDLGVSRVILGSVALHDPEFTAKMAEIYRVVVGIDAKDGYVAVQGWGEISNIKAVDLARKFADVGVEAVICTDINMDGMLGGVNVEFSLQIARNSKLETIASGGVSDINDILMLKATNEISGVIVGKAYYEGLLDLKEAFKLLR from the coding sequence ATGGAAATTTTTCCAGCGATTGATTTGAAAGAAGGACAAGCAGTTAGACTTAGCAAAGGTCTTATGCAAAGTGCAAAAATTTATAGCAACGAGCCAAGTGAACTTGCTAAAAAATTTGAAGATTATGGCGCAAAATGGCTTCACGTGGTTGATTTGGATGGTGCATTTGCTGGAGAGACGATAAATTTTAAAACAATTGAAAAAATTACAAAGGCTACAAATTTAAGCGTCCAAGTGGGTGGTGGTATAAGAGATGAAGAGCGAATAAAACGCTATTTAGACCTTGGAGTTAGCAGGGTGATCCTTGGCTCAGTTGCCCTTCATGATCCAGAATTTACAGCAAAAATGGCTGAAATTTATAGAGTTGTAGTTGGCATTGACGCAAAAGATGGCTACGTGGCCGTACAAGGTTGGGGCGAGATCTCAAATATAAAAGCAGTTGATCTTGCAAGAAAATTTGCAGATGTTGGTGTGGAAGCTGTGATTTGTACTGATATTAATATGGATGGAATGCTTGGCGGAGTTAACGTTGAGTTTAGCTTGCAAATAGCTAGAAATAGTAAGCTTGAGACAATAGCAAGTGGTGGTGTGAGTGATATAAATGATATTTTGATGCTAAAAGCTACAAATGAGATTAGTGGCGTAATAGTTGGAAAAGCCTACTATGAAGGGTTGCTTGACCTAAAAGAGGCCTTTAAACTACTTAGATAG